In a genomic window of Streptomyces noursei ATCC 11455:
- a CDS encoding arginase family protein yields MRRNVLIDAPSNLGLRPPAPGAVPGCYKLAGALREQGLLRRLGALEGGVVVPPRYGLGDWREGDGDFHAAAIAAYSARLARRVQGHVRSGDFPVVLGGDCSILLGAVLALRRLGRYGVAYLDGHGDFRHPGNTEVTGSVGAAAGEGVAQITGRGQAGLTDIEGMRPYVRDEDVSLLGVREADEDQEELARLGISCTNVGEIRRRGPEAVARAALRHLQNSPLDGFWIHLDADVLDPSVMPAVDSPDPDGLFTDELRALLAPLAASPRCVGITVAIYDPDRDPDGSGAVLLADLLEGVFAQP; encoded by the coding sequence ATGCGCCGGAACGTGCTCATCGATGCCCCCTCCAACCTGGGTCTGAGGCCGCCCGCACCCGGTGCGGTGCCCGGTTGCTACAAGCTCGCCGGAGCGCTGCGCGAGCAGGGACTGCTGCGGCGGCTCGGCGCACTGGAGGGCGGGGTGGTGGTGCCGCCCCGTTACGGCCTGGGGGACTGGCGCGAGGGAGACGGGGACTTCCACGCCGCGGCGATCGCCGCCTACAGCGCGCGGCTCGCCCGCCGGGTGCAGGGCCATGTGCGCAGCGGTGACTTCCCGGTCGTCCTCGGCGGCGACTGCAGCATCCTGCTCGGCGCGGTGCTCGCGCTGCGGCGACTGGGGCGGTACGGCGTGGCCTATCTGGACGGACACGGCGACTTCCGGCATCCGGGGAACACCGAGGTGACCGGCTCCGTCGGTGCCGCGGCCGGAGAGGGCGTCGCCCAGATCACCGGTCGCGGCCAGGCCGGTCTGACGGACATCGAGGGGATGCGCCCGTATGTCCGCGACGAGGACGTGAGCCTCCTCGGGGTCCGCGAGGCGGACGAGGACCAGGAGGAGCTCGCCCGACTGGGCATCAGCTGCACCAACGTCGGCGAGATCCGGCGGCGCGGCCCCGAAGCGGTCGCCCGGGCGGCGCTGCGGCACCTCCAGAACTCCCCGCTGGACGGCTTCTGGATCCATCTGGACGCGGACGTGCTGGATCCCTCCGTGATGCCCGCGGTGGACAGCCCCGACCCCGACGGCCTGTTCACCGACGAACTACGGGCGCTGCTTGCCCCGTTGGCCGCCTCCCCGCGCTGCGTGGGGATCACCGTGGCGATCTACGACCCGGACCGCGACCCCGACGGATCCGGGGCGGTACTGCTGGCCGACCTCCTCGAGGGCGTCTTTGCGCAACCCTGA
- a CDS encoding DUF5107 domain-containing protein — translation MATSVRRTTLTLPLAALGPDNPLPALRGPEDVHRIEIPRDTALPADMARQIGYRPLRSILPTRMRDGYGRDRRRTDLDALVIENDKLRATVLPGLGGRVYSLHHKPTGRELLYRNPVVQPAAFALNGAWFSGGIEWNIGATGHTTLSCAPLHAARVPAPDGGEMLRLWEWERLRDLPFQVDLWLPDGAEFLYVGVRIRNPHHHTAPAYWWSNTAVPEDEHTRVLAPAEAAWHFGYERTLRRVPVPESAGADRTYPLRSEFPADYFYDLPEDARPWIASLDRDGRGLVQTSTAALAGRKLFLWGAGRAGRRWQRWLTEPGTGGYAEIQAGLARTQLEHVPLDAGGEFSWLEAYGSLDADPAQVHGADWTAARGTVESRLAAVLPREEVDAAYAAWLPYADVEPKEQLATGSGWGALEVARAGLDLPGTPFAPATLGAEQQPWLTLVRTGELPAAGPVPGPAPVAPAWRDLLESARPGPAVEYHLGLAQWHADDRAQAVRSWERALAHGAGCLPLYCLAVAESVAGETAHAADRFTQAFDCAVGSAGSDDPAVARVWRDALPALAREAVPVLLAVDRADAAAGMLAALRPAERAGGRFRLLAAQVLLAQGQPAVAREIFDEGFEIADLREGAEVLSDTWYAIAERLVAGDGPITTETVARARVEHPLPERYEFRMRPAETA, via the coding sequence GTGGCCACGAGTGTGCGACGCACCACCCTGACCCTTCCCCTGGCCGCCCTCGGCCCGGACAACCCCCTGCCCGCGCTGCGCGGCCCCGAAGACGTGCACCGCATCGAGATCCCCCGGGACACCGCCCTGCCCGCCGACATGGCGCGTCAGATCGGCTATCGGCCGCTGCGCTCGATCCTGCCCACCCGGATGCGCGACGGCTACGGCCGGGACCGTCGTCGCACCGACCTCGACGCGCTGGTCATCGAGAACGACAAGCTGCGCGCCACCGTCCTGCCCGGCCTCGGCGGCCGGGTGTACTCCCTCCACCACAAGCCCACCGGCCGCGAACTGCTCTACCGCAACCCGGTGGTGCAGCCCGCCGCCTTCGCCCTCAACGGGGCGTGGTTCTCCGGGGGCATCGAGTGGAACATCGGCGCCACCGGGCACACCACCCTCTCGTGCGCTCCGTTGCACGCCGCCCGGGTCCCGGCTCCCGATGGCGGCGAGATGCTGCGGCTGTGGGAGTGGGAGCGGCTGCGCGACCTGCCGTTCCAGGTGGACCTGTGGCTGCCCGACGGCGCGGAGTTCCTGTACGTGGGCGTGCGGATCCGCAATCCGCACCACCACACCGCCCCGGCGTACTGGTGGTCCAACACCGCCGTCCCCGAGGACGAGCACACCCGTGTACTGGCCCCGGCCGAGGCGGCCTGGCACTTCGGGTACGAGCGCACGCTGCGGCGCGTGCCGGTGCCGGAGTCCGCCGGAGCCGACCGGACCTACCCGTTGCGCAGCGAGTTCCCCGCGGACTACTTCTACGACCTGCCCGAGGACGCCCGCCCCTGGATCGCCTCCCTGGACCGGGACGGCCGCGGACTCGTGCAGACCTCCACCGCGGCCCTCGCCGGCCGCAAGCTCTTCCTGTGGGGCGCCGGACGGGCCGGACGGCGCTGGCAGCGCTGGCTCACCGAACCGGGCACCGGCGGCTACGCGGAGATCCAGGCGGGCCTGGCCCGCACCCAACTGGAGCACGTCCCGCTCGACGCCGGTGGGGAGTTCAGCTGGCTGGAGGCGTACGGGTCGCTGGACGCCGACCCGGCCCAGGTCCACGGCGCGGACTGGACGGCGGCGCGCGGCACCGTGGAATCCCGGCTGGCGGCGGTGCTGCCCCGGGAAGAGGTCGATGCGGCGTACGCTGCCTGGCTCCCGTACGCGGACGTGGAGCCGAAGGAGCAACTGGCCACCGGCTCCGGCTGGGGCGCCCTCGAAGTGGCCCGCGCGGGCCTGGACCTCCCCGGCACACCGTTCGCCCCGGCCACCCTGGGCGCCGAGCAGCAGCCCTGGCTGACGCTGGTCAGAACGGGGGAACTGCCGGCCGCCGGCCCGGTCCCCGGACCCGCGCCGGTCGCCCCGGCCTGGCGCGACCTGCTGGAGTCCGCCCGTCCGGGGCCGGCCGTCGAGTACCACCTCGGGCTCGCCCAGTGGCACGCCGACGACCGCGCGCAGGCCGTCCGCAGCTGGGAGCGCGCGCTGGCGCACGGCGCCGGCTGCCTGCCGCTGTACTGCCTGGCCGTCGCCGAGTCCGTGGCGGGCGAGACCGCGCACGCCGCCGACCGGTTCACGCAGGCATTCGACTGTGCCGTCGGCTCGGCCGGGTCCGACGATCCGGCGGTGGCCCGGGTCTGGCGGGATGCTCTGCCGGCCCTCGCGAGGGAGGCGGTGCCCGTGCTGCTGGCGGTGGACCGGGCCGACGCCGCCGCCGGGATGCTGGCGGCACTGCGCCCCGCCGAGCGCGCGGGCGGCCGCTTCCGCCTCCTGGCGGCGCAGGTCCTGCTCGCCCAGGGACAGCCGGCGGTGGCGCGCGAGATCTTCGACGAGGGCTTCGAGATCGCCGATCTGCGGGAGGGCGCCGAGGTCCTGAGCGACACCTGGTACGCCATCGCCGAGCGGCTGGTGGCGGGGGACGGTCCGATCACCACGGAGACCGTGGCCCGGGCCCGCGTGGAACATCCGCTGCCGGAGCGGTACGAGTTCCGGATGCGGCCGGCGGAAACGGCATAG